One stretch of Falco naumanni isolate bFalNau1 chromosome 7, bFalNau1.pat, whole genome shotgun sequence DNA includes these proteins:
- the SEC11A gene encoding signal peptidase complex catalytic subunit SEC11A isoform X3 translates to MLSLDFLDDVRRMNKRQLYYQVLNFGMIVSSALMIWKGLMVVTGSESPIVVVLSGSMEPAFHRGDLLFLTNRIEDPIRVGEIVVFRIEGREIPIVHRVLKIHEKLKSPGLLFLVWKWFQTLLSISEPLPVLLSISKKDVGGSELHRAFKM, encoded by the exons ATGCTGTCGCTGGACTTTCTGGACGATGTGCGGCGCATGAACAAGCGGCAG cTGTACTATCAGGTGCTGAACTTCGGCATGATCGTCTCGTCCGCCCTCATGATCTGGAAGGGGCTGATGGTGGTGACGGGCAGCGAGAGCCCCATCGTGGTGGTGCTGAG TGGAAGCATGGAGCCTGCATTTCACAGAGGAGATCTCCTGTTCCTCACAAACCGAATTGAAGATCCAATCAGAGTGGGAGAAATTGTGGTCTTTAGGATAGAAGGAAGGGAAATTCCTATAGTACATCGTGTCCTGAAAATTCATGAGAA gctgaagagtCCTGGTCTGTTGTTTCTTGTATGGAAGTGGTTCCAGACCTTGTTATCCATTTCTGAACCTTTGCCAGTTCTTCTCTCCATTTCAAAAAAGGATGTAGGGGGTTCAGAACTGCACAGAGCATTCAAGATGTAG
- the NMB gene encoding neuromedin-B isoform X1, which produces MAARRCLLLLLCGAALGPAVRLDLAEHRNQVAKIKVNPRGSLWATGHFMGKKSVTGSPHLESPVEPAVPLAFGPSLRALLEDMMELLTRELLKILLQERLLDENQGKYDLTEQETGLLTKVLEKYFSN; this is translated from the exons ATGGCGGCGCGGcgctgcctcctgctgctgctgtgcggCGCCGCGCTGGGCCCCGCCGTCCGCCTCGACCTGGCCGAGCACCGCAACCAGGTGGCCAAGATCAAGGTCAACCCCCGCGGCAGCCTCTGGGCCACAG GTCACTTCATGGGGAAGAAGAGCGTCACGGGCTCCCCGCACCTGGAGTCGCCGGTGGAGCCTGCAGTGCCATTGGCCTTCGGTCCTTCTCTCAGAGCTTTGCTGGAGGACATGATGGAACTGCTTACCCGTGAGCTCCTGAAAATCCTCCTGCAGGAGAGACTTTTAGATGAGAACCAAGGAAAATATGACCTCACTGAACAG GAGACGGGGCTTTTAACAAAGGTGCTggagaagtatttttcaaactga
- the SEC11A gene encoding signal peptidase complex catalytic subunit SEC11A isoform X2: MLSLDFLDDVRRMNKRQLYYQVLNFGMIVSSALMIWKGLMVVTGSESPIVVVLSGSMEPAFHRGDLLFLTNRIEDPIRVGEIVVFRIEGREIPIVHRVLKIHEKQNGDIKFLTKGDNNAVDDRGLYKRGQHWLEKKDVVGRARGMQSSFYWVCLCWSIESSFLH; this comes from the exons ATGCTGTCGCTGGACTTTCTGGACGATGTGCGGCGCATGAACAAGCGGCAG cTGTACTATCAGGTGCTGAACTTCGGCATGATCGTCTCGTCCGCCCTCATGATCTGGAAGGGGCTGATGGTGGTGACGGGCAGCGAGAGCCCCATCGTGGTGGTGCTGAG TGGAAGCATGGAGCCTGCATTTCACAGAGGAGATCTCCTGTTCCTCACAAACCGAATTGAAGATCCAATCAGAGTGGGAGAAATTGTGGTCTTTAGGATAGAAGGAAGGGAAATTCCTATAGTACATCGTGTCCTGAAAATTCATGAGAA GCAAAATGGTGACATCAAATTTTTGACAAAGGGAGACAATAATGCCGTTGATGATAGAGGGCTGTACAAACGAGGGCAGCACTGGTTGGAGAAAAAGGACGTAGTAGGACGAGCAAGAGG TATGCAGTCCTCTTTTTACTGGGTTTGTTTGTGCTGGTCCATCGAGAGTAGCTTCTTGCACTGA
- the NMB gene encoding neuromedin-B isoform X2 produces the protein MAARRCLLLLLCGAALGPAVRLDLAEHRNQVAKIKVNPRGSLWATGHFMGKKSVTGSPHLESPVEPAVPLAFGPSLRALLEDMMELLTRELLKILLQERLLDENQGKYDLTEQSLQKITESLKGMKSS, from the exons ATGGCGGCGCGGcgctgcctcctgctgctgctgtgcggCGCCGCGCTGGGCCCCGCCGTCCGCCTCGACCTGGCCGAGCACCGCAACCAGGTGGCCAAGATCAAGGTCAACCCCCGCGGCAGCCTCTGGGCCACAG GTCACTTCATGGGGAAGAAGAGCGTCACGGGCTCCCCGCACCTGGAGTCGCCGGTGGAGCCTGCAGTGCCATTGGCCTTCGGTCCTTCTCTCAGAGCTTTGCTGGAGGACATGATGGAACTGCTTACCCGTGAGCTCCTGAAAATCCTCCTGCAGGAGAGACTTTTAGATGAGAACCAAGGAAAATATGACCTCACTGAACAG TCACTGCAGAAGATAACTGAGAGCCTAAAAGGGATGAAATCCTCTTAG
- the SEC11A gene encoding signal peptidase complex catalytic subunit SEC11A isoform X1, whose amino-acid sequence MLSLDFLDDVRRMNKRQLYYQVLNFGMIVSSALMIWKGLMVVTGSESPIVVVLSGSMEPAFHRGDLLFLTNRIEDPIRVGEIVVFRIEGREIPIVHRVLKIHEKQNGDIKFLTKGDNNAVDDRGLYKRGQHWLEKKDVVGRARGFVPYIGIVTILMNDYPKFKYAVLFLLGLFVLVHRE is encoded by the exons ATGCTGTCGCTGGACTTTCTGGACGATGTGCGGCGCATGAACAAGCGGCAG cTGTACTATCAGGTGCTGAACTTCGGCATGATCGTCTCGTCCGCCCTCATGATCTGGAAGGGGCTGATGGTGGTGACGGGCAGCGAGAGCCCCATCGTGGTGGTGCTGAG TGGAAGCATGGAGCCTGCATTTCACAGAGGAGATCTCCTGTTCCTCACAAACCGAATTGAAGATCCAATCAGAGTGGGAGAAATTGTGGTCTTTAGGATAGAAGGAAGGGAAATTCCTATAGTACATCGTGTCCTGAAAATTCATGAGAA GCAAAATGGTGACATCAAATTTTTGACAAAGGGAGACAATAATGCCGTTGATGATAGAGGGCTGTACAAACGAGGGCAGCACTGGTTGGAGAAAAAGGACGTAGTAGGACGAGCAAGAGG ATTTGTGCCCTATATTGGAATAGTGACTATCTTAATGAATGATTACCCAAAATTTAAG TATGCAGTCCTCTTTTTACTGGGTTTGTTTGTGCTGGTCCATCGAGAGTAG